Proteins co-encoded in one Arachis stenosperma cultivar V10309 chromosome 7, arast.V10309.gnm1.PFL2, whole genome shotgun sequence genomic window:
- the LOC130941342 gene encoding uncharacterized protein LOC130941342, giving the protein MGAACCVASRDKTIQSGSTSDILHRNVRCSPTWSFRWDHRGRVAGEDTSINWFSDGVSRNDGSEHKNGSAYVSEDGSPLQIHQRNRCQKSFVSEGTAAQPRNSTSDQSISRDVSIDVSVDQVKGLAESSIVSCPSPTKPSLLSTSLSASPISSQSNIPPSGTTPLRWPGHSTGHQLFRQVSDSRIPAFKSPSSFSVSEERPLHHPSWSNESGMGSHGGSSDGWSIPGYSELMGTPHKERWSFDSESFGFNRERLLNSSSQFSTSPVDLQTCGVCSRLLTEKSSWSTQKIIANNDLSVVAVLTCGHVYHAECLESLTPEVNKYDPGCPVCTFGEKQTLKLSEKALKAEMDLKARNKKSRNRVVDSDIDDESIVYDHFKGRGLKGKAPRMESSSSGRSSFGKPFLRRHFSLGSKGSRSMLDNHPTKKKGFFWAKSSKQ; this is encoded by the exons ATGGGTGCTGCTTGTTGCGTTGCTTCAAGAGATAAAACTATTCAAAGCGGATCAACCAGTGATATTTTGCATCGCAATGTTCGGTGCTCCCCAACGTGGAGCTTTCGCTGGGATCATCGGGGGCGTGTGGCTGGTGAAGATACTTCTATCAATTGGTTTTCTGATGGGGTTAGCAGGAACGATGGTTCAGAGCATAAAAATGGATCAGCTTACGTATCAGAGGATGGAAGTCCATTGCAGATTCATCAAAGAAATAGATGCCAAAAATCCTTTGTATCCGAAGGAACTGCTGCACAACCCAGAAATTCTACTTCAG ATCAATCAATTTCAAGGGATGTTTCCATTGATGTGAGTGTGGATCAG GTGAAGGGTTTGGCAGAATCATCAATAGTATCATGTCCATCTCCCACAAAACCATCATTACTGTCAACTTCATTGTCGGCGTCTCCTATATCCTCCCAAAGTAATATACCTCCTTCAGGTACAACTCCATTAAGGTGGCCTGGCCATTCAACAGGACACCAACTGTTTCGGCAAGTCTCTGATAGCAGAATCCCAGCATTTAAGTCACCAAGCAGCTTTTCTGTGTCTGAAGAAAGGCCATTGCATCATCCTTCATGGAGCAATGAATCAGGGATGGGCTCACATGGTGGATCTTCAGATGGTTGGTCTATACCTGGCTATTCTGAGCTTATGGGGACTCCCCACAAAGAAAGATGGTCATTTGACAGCGAGTCCTTTGGATTTAATCGTGAAAGGTTGCTCAATTCCAGTAGTCAGTTTTCAACTTCACCAGTTGATTTGCAAACATGTGGTGTTTGCTCGAGGCTTTTAACTGAGAAGTCTTCTTGGAGCACCCAAAAGATAATTGCAAATAATGACCTGTCTGTAGTTGCTGTTCTTACCTGCGGACATGTCTATCATGCTGAATGTTTGGAGAGTTTGACACCTGAAGTAAACAAGTATGATCCTGGTTGTCCAGTCTGTACTTTTGGTGAGAAACAAACTTTGAAGCTGTCCGAAAAAGCTTTGAAAGCTGAAATGGATTTAAAGGCTAGAAACAAGAAATCAAGGAATCGGGTTGTGGACAGTGATATTGATGATGAGTCAATTGTGTATGATCACTTTAAAGGCAGAGGACTTAAAGGGAAAGCTCCAAGGATGGAATCTAGTTCCAGTGGGAGAAGCTCGTTTGGGAAACCATTTCTGAGGCGACACTTTTCACTTGGATCAAAGGGTTCTAGATCCATGTTAGATAACCACCCTACAAAAAAGAAGGGATTCTTTTGGGCAAAATCTAGCAAGCAGTAA